One genomic window of Candidatus Methylomirabilota bacterium includes the following:
- a CDS encoding LL-diaminopimelate aminotransferase, translated as MPRVNEHHLAIKGSYLFSDIAKRVKAFGEANPSAKLIRLGIGDVTRPLAPAIVRAMQDAVTEMSRVETFRGYPPETGFSFLTELIAAHDYAPRGVNLTPEEICISDGGKTDSANIQEIFSPDCVIAVVDPVYPVYVDSNVMAGRAGRAASDGRYDRVVYLPATAENDFNPALPDRHVDLIYLCYPNNPTGAVLGKDALKRWVDYARREGAVILYDAAYESYIRDPAIPRTIYEIEGAQDVAIELRSFSKTAGFTGVRCAYTVVPKACMGRSAAGEAVSLHALWFRRQSTKFNGVSYIIQKGAAAAYSPEGQKQVREAVDFYLENARIIREGVASTGLTVYGGTNAPYIWVKTPKGLGSWDLFDKLLNEAHVVSTPGAGFGPSGEGYLRLTAFGSREQTVEAVDRIKTRLRL; from the coding sequence GTGCCGCGCGTGAACGAGCACCATCTCGCCATCAAGGGCAGCTACCTCTTCTCCGACATCGCCAAACGGGTGAAGGCCTTCGGGGAGGCCAATCCCTCCGCGAAGCTGATCCGCCTCGGCATCGGCGACGTCACCCGGCCGCTGGCCCCCGCCATCGTGCGGGCGATGCAGGACGCAGTCACGGAGATGAGCCGCGTCGAGACCTTCCGCGGCTATCCCCCGGAGACGGGCTTCTCCTTCCTCACCGAGCTGATCGCGGCCCACGACTACGCGCCCCGGGGCGTGAACCTCACCCCCGAGGAGATCTGCATCTCCGATGGCGGCAAGACGGACTCCGCGAACATCCAGGAGATCTTCTCTCCCGACTGCGTCATCGCGGTGGTGGATCCCGTCTACCCCGTCTACGTGGACAGCAACGTCATGGCCGGGCGCGCCGGGCGCGCCGCCAGCGACGGGCGCTACGACCGGGTGGTCTATCTGCCCGCGACCGCGGAGAACGACTTCAACCCCGCCCTCCCCGATCGGCACGTGGACCTCATCTATCTCTGCTACCCGAACAATCCGACCGGCGCCGTGCTCGGCAAGGACGCGCTCAAGCGCTGGGTGGACTACGCGCGGCGCGAGGGGGCGGTGATCCTCTACGACGCCGCGTACGAGTCCTACATCCGCGATCCCGCAATCCCGCGGACGATCTACGAGATCGAGGGCGCGCAGGACGTGGCCATCGAGCTCCGGTCGTTTTCCAAGACCGCGGGCTTCACCGGCGTGCGCTGCGCGTACACCGTCGTGCCGAAGGCGTGCATGGGTCGCTCGGCCGCCGGCGAGGCGGTGAGCCTGCACGCGCTGTGGTTCCGGCGGCAGTCCACCAAGTTCAACGGGGTCTCCTACATCATCCAGAAGGGCGCGGCGGCCGCGTACTCGCCCGAGGGTCAGAAGCAGGTGCGGGAAGCGGTGGACTTCTACCTCGAGAACGCGCGCATCATTCGTGAGGGCGTGGCGAGCACCGGGCTCACTGTGTATGGCGGCACCAACGCGCCCTACATCTGGGTGAAGACGCCGAAGGGTCTCGGGTCCTGGGACCTCTTCGACAAGCTTCTGAACGAGGCCCACGTGGTCTCGACCCCGGGGGCGGGCTTCGGCCCCAGCGGCGAGGGCTATCTCCGTCTCACCGCCTTCGGCAGCCGCGAGCAGACGGTGGAGGCGGTCGACCGCATCAAGACGCGCCTTCGGCTCTGA
- a CDS encoding alpha/beta fold hydrolase, translating into MAAHLDAIEIESGRGAPDAAVIWLHGLGADGHDFEPIVPELDLPDALRVRFVFPHAPVQPVTINGGQSMRAWYDIYNDRRHDEVGIRASQGRVEALLARERTRGISARRIVLAGFSQGGAIALQTGLRHAERLAGILALSSYLPLAETVDFEASPANRDVPIMMMHGTQDQLILLERASFSRRTLEELGYPVEWRQYRMQHAVCAEEIADIGTWLRGVLGAP; encoded by the coding sequence GTGGCCGCGCATCTGGATGCGATCGAGATCGAGAGCGGCCGGGGCGCACCCGACGCCGCGGTGATCTGGCTGCACGGCCTCGGCGCCGACGGCCACGACTTCGAGCCCATCGTCCCCGAGCTGGACCTGCCCGACGCCCTGCGCGTGCGCTTCGTCTTCCCGCATGCGCCCGTGCAGCCGGTGACCATCAACGGCGGCCAGTCCATGCGGGCCTGGTACGACATCTACAACGACCGGCGCCATGACGAGGTGGGCATTCGCGCCTCGCAGGGCCGCGTGGAGGCGCTGCTCGCGCGCGAGCGCACGCGCGGGATTTCGGCGCGGCGCATCGTGCTCGCCGGCTTCTCCCAGGGCGGAGCGATCGCGCTCCAGACCGGGCTGCGCCACGCCGAGCGGCTCGCGGGCATCCTGGCGCTCTCGAGCTACCTGCCCCTGGCCGAAACGGTCGACTTCGAGGCCAGCCCGGCCAATCGCGACGTGCCCATCATGATGATGCACGGCACCCAGGACCAGCTGATACTCCTCGAGCGCGCCTCGTTCTCCCGTCGGACGCTGGAGGAGCTGGGCTATCCGGTCGAGTGGCGGCAGTACCGCATGCAGCATGCGGTGTGCGCCGAGGAGATCGCAGACATCGGGACGTGGCTCCGGGGGGTGCTGGGCGCGCCGTAG
- a CDS encoding sigma 54-interacting transcriptional regulator encodes MRELLAVMGRATDASLLDAVVEGSLDGVCLLTADGILLKANRLALEILAVPHEEVIGRPATAVFARAGGECSVLADVRKQKLTVTAVQTFGDGRRVLLSGTPVVDEVGEIRHIVLNVRDTTGISRVMRKLQETLGPSDTYRPPTAATIRDLAPPEAVLRSAVMRAQHDKAVQYAAVDSPVLLLGETGTGKGVFARLVHQASPRSAGAFVEVNCGAIPEGLIEAELFGYVKGAFTGADSKGKAGLVELAHMGTLLLNEIGDLPIGLQVKLLRFLEDGEVWSIGAVKPKRPNVRIVAATNRDLGRMIHDGSFRGDLFYRLNVLAINIPPLREHPEDIADLVEMMLAKLERKVGRRRTFTPDAIHALAAYRFPGNIRELWNIVERLVVTTHGETITTRDLPAEITQLTSTARVDEHDRPSLRKARQKVEAQLLRDALSRFGTQARAAKHLGVTQSTIARKVRQYGLSDGVA; translated from the coding sequence ATGAGAGAGCTGCTGGCGGTGATGGGAAGGGCGACGGACGCGAGTCTGCTCGACGCGGTCGTGGAAGGCTCGCTCGACGGCGTCTGTCTCCTTACCGCCGACGGCATCCTCCTCAAGGCGAACCGCCTGGCGCTGGAGATCCTCGCCGTCCCTCACGAGGAGGTCATCGGACGGCCGGCCACCGCCGTGTTCGCCCGAGCGGGCGGTGAGTGCTCCGTTCTCGCAGATGTCCGGAAGCAGAAGCTCACCGTCACGGCCGTCCAGACGTTCGGCGACGGCCGGCGCGTGCTCCTGTCCGGCACGCCGGTCGTCGACGAGGTCGGCGAGATCCGGCACATCGTCCTGAACGTGCGCGATACCACCGGCATCAGTCGGGTGATGAGGAAGCTGCAAGAGACCCTGGGACCGTCGGACACCTATCGGCCACCGACCGCCGCCACCATCCGAGACCTCGCGCCGCCCGAGGCGGTGCTGCGAAGCGCAGTGATGCGGGCGCAGCATGACAAGGCCGTTCAGTACGCCGCGGTCGATTCGCCGGTCTTGCTGCTCGGCGAGACCGGCACCGGGAAGGGCGTATTCGCGCGCCTCGTTCACCAGGCGTCGCCCCGGAGCGCCGGCGCCTTCGTCGAGGTGAACTGCGGCGCGATCCCCGAGGGGCTCATCGAGGCGGAGCTGTTCGGCTACGTCAAGGGCGCATTCACCGGCGCGGACTCCAAGGGCAAGGCCGGCCTCGTCGAGCTGGCGCACATGGGCACGCTGCTCCTCAACGAGATCGGCGATCTGCCGATCGGGCTTCAGGTGAAGCTCCTGCGATTCCTCGAGGACGGCGAGGTCTGGTCCATCGGGGCGGTCAAGCCGAAGCGGCCGAACGTCCGCATCGTGGCGGCGACCAACCGGGATCTCGGCCGGATGATCCACGACGGCAGCTTCCGCGGCGATCTCTTCTACCGCCTCAACGTCCTCGCCATCAACATTCCGCCCCTGCGCGAGCATCCGGAAGACATCGCGGACCTCGTCGAGATGATGCTCGCCAAGCTCGAGCGCAAGGTGGGGCGGCGGCGGACCTTCACGCCGGACGCCATTCACGCGCTCGCCGCGTATCGGTTCCCCGGCAACATCCGCGAGCTCTGGAACATCGTCGAGCGTCTGGTGGTGACGACCCACGGCGAGACGATCACCACCCGCGACCTTCCGGCCGAGATCACCCAGCTCACGAGCACGGCGCGTGTGGACGAGCACGACCGGCCCAGCCTGCGGAAGGCGCGTCAGAAGGTCGAGGCGCAGCTCCTCCGCGATGCCCTCAGCCGCTTCGGGACTCAGGCGCGCGCGGCCAAGCATCTCGGCGTCACCCAGTCGACCATCGCGCGGAAGGTGCGTCAGTACGGCCTGTCGGACGGAGTGGCCTGA
- a CDS encoding tartrate dehydrogenase translates to MTKHKIAVIPGDGIGNEVVPEGMRVLEAAGRRFGFECAFSTFDWNCERYTKTGRMMPEDGLEQLRHFEAIFLGAVGFPGVPDHVSLWGLLIPIRRGFHQYINLRPVRLLKGVRSPLAGRTSDDIDMLIVRENNEGEYSEIGGRLYRGADNEMAIQQAIFTRKGCDRVMRYAFERARRRPRKHVTSATKSNGIIHSMPYWDERFAAIGKDYPDVKTAQFHIDILAAHFVQHPDWFDVVVGSNLFGDILSDLGPAIAGSIGIAPGGNINPEKEYPSMFEPVHGSAPDIAGKGIANPVAQIWTGAMLLEHLGHQDAADAVVGAIEKLVEEGKTVTRDLGGKASTKDVGQALASMI, encoded by the coding sequence ATGACCAAGCACAAGATCGCCGTGATTCCCGGCGACGGCATCGGCAACGAAGTGGTGCCTGAAGGCATGCGGGTGCTCGAGGCGGCGGGCCGCCGCTTCGGGTTCGAGTGCGCCTTCTCGACCTTCGACTGGAACTGCGAGCGCTACACCAAGACGGGGCGAATGATGCCCGAGGACGGCCTCGAGCAGCTCCGCCACTTCGAGGCGATTTTCTTGGGCGCGGTCGGGTTTCCCGGCGTGCCGGATCATGTCTCCCTCTGGGGACTCTTGATCCCGATCCGCCGCGGCTTCCACCAGTACATCAACCTGCGCCCGGTGCGGCTCCTCAAGGGCGTGCGCTCGCCGCTGGCCGGCCGCACCTCCGACGACATCGACATGCTGATCGTGCGCGAGAACAACGAGGGCGAGTACTCGGAGATCGGCGGCCGGCTCTACCGCGGGGCCGACAACGAGATGGCCATCCAGCAGGCGATCTTCACCCGGAAGGGCTGCGATCGCGTGATGCGGTATGCTTTCGAGCGGGCGCGGCGTCGGCCGCGGAAGCACGTGACCTCCGCCACCAAGTCCAACGGCATCATCCACAGCATGCCGTACTGGGACGAGCGCTTCGCCGCCATCGGCAAGGATTATCCCGACGTGAAGACCGCCCAGTTCCACATCGACATCCTCGCCGCCCACTTCGTCCAGCATCCCGACTGGTTCGACGTGGTGGTGGGCAGCAATCTCTTCGGCGACATCCTCTCCGACCTCGGCCCCGCCATCGCCGGGTCGATCGGCATCGCGCCCGGCGGCAACATCAATCCCGAGAAGGAATACCCGTCGATGTTCGAGCCCGTGCACGGCTCGGCCCCGGACATCGCCGGCAAGGGGATCGCCAATCCGGTGGCGCAGATCTGGACGGGGGCGATGCTGCTCGAGCACCTCGGGCATCAGGACGCCGCGGACGCGGTGGTGGGCGCGATCGAAAAGCTCGTGGAAGAAGGAAAAACGGTGACGCGCGACCTCGGCGGCAAGGCCTCCACCAAGGACGTCGGTCAGGCGCTGGCGTCGATGATCTGA